The following are encoded together in the Triticum dicoccoides isolate Atlit2015 ecotype Zavitan chromosome 6B, WEW_v2.0, whole genome shotgun sequence genome:
- the LOC119323165 gene encoding protein FLX-like 1 isoform X3 codes for MAHRGHLDGLMRHGAFSGAGLSGRQPLEPSPATILEILENKLAVQTAEAEKLIRENQRLADSHAALRKDIIDTETEMQMIRTHLGDVQVETDMHMRDLVERIRLMEADIQAGDAVKKELHQVHMEAKRLITERQMLTNDLEATTKELQKYSGDNSNLTELVAELDGLRKEHHSLRSAFEYEKNTNIKQVEQMRTMEMNLITMTKEADKLRADLANAANRAHAAQVTPPQPGTGQAAAASAATNPYASAYTSHPSAYQQGTSQAAAYQQGTAQAAAYQQGNPQSAAYQQGAPQAAAYQQGAPQAGAYQQGAPQAGAYQQGAPQAGAYQQGTYGYPTAYDSATAYQLHANAYASYSGYPVAGYAQPSYPGTYAAPQQHPVASGVATDTTSAYGAAGSTGYPAAPVQASSGTANAGQAAPPAPYPATYDPTKAAQR; via the exons ATGGCTCATCGTGGACACCTAGATGGATTAATGCGCCATGGTGCATTCTCTGGAGCCGGCCTCTCTGGCCGCCAGCCTTTGGAGCCTTCTCCTGCCACCATACTGGAGATCCTGGAAAACAAGCTTGCCGTGCAGACCGCAGAGGCAGAAAAGCTTATCCGAGAAAATCAGCGATTGGCAGATAGCCATGCAGCCTTGAGAAAGGATATTATCGACACTGAGACAGAAATGCAAATGATTCGCACCCACCTAGGTGATGTCCAGGTAGAGACTGATATGCACATGAGAGATTTGGTGGAGAGAATCCGATTAATGGAGGCGGACATACAGGCTGGTGATGCAGTGAAGAAGGAACTTCACCAAGTGCATATGGAGGCAAAGCGACTTATTACTGAAAGGCAGATGCTTACTAATGACTTAGAGGCTACGACTAAAGAACTACAGAAGTACTCTGGTGACAATAGTAACCTTACTGAATTGGTTGCGGAGCTAGATGGTCTACGGAAAGAGCATCACAGTCTAAG ATCTGCCTTTGAGTATGAAAAAAACACAAACATCAAGCAAGTTGAGCAGATGCGGACCATGGAAATGAACTTGATAACCATGACTAAAGAGGCGGACAAGTTACGAGCTGATTTGGCAAATGCTGCAAACCGAGCACATG CAGCACAGGTTACACCTCCACAGCCTGGGACAGGACAAGCTGCAGCGGCTTCAGCAGCCACAAATCCATATGCAAGTGCATATACCAGTCACCCCTCCGCATATCAGCAAGGAACTTCCCAAGCCGCGGCATACCAGCAGGGAACTGCCCAAGCCGCGGCATACCAGCAAGGAAACCCCCAATCCGCGGCATACCAGCAAGGAGCCC CCCAAGCCGCGGCATACCAGCAAGGAGCCCCCCAAGCCGGAGCATATCAGCAAGGAGCCCCCCAAGCTGGAGCGTATCAGCAAGGAGCCCCCCAAGCTGGAGCGTATCAACAAGGGACATACGGTTACCCAACAGCCTATGATTCTGCCACCGCTTATCAGCTGCATGCTAATGCATATGCTAGCTATTCTGGCTATCCAGTTGCAGGCTATGCACAACCCAGCTATCCTGGCACGTACGCTGCACCTCAGCAGCACCCAGTAGCCAGTGGCGTGGCTACTGATACCACAAGCGCGTATGGTGCCGCTGGCAGCACGGGATATCCTGCCGCACCGGTTCAGGCAAGCAGCGGGACTGCTAATGCGGGGCAAGCGGCGCCACCAGCTCCTTATCCTGCAACATATGACCCAACCAAAGCAGCCCAGAGGTGA
- the LOC119323165 gene encoding protein FLX-like 1 isoform X1 has protein sequence MAHRGHLDGLMRHGAFSGAGLSGRQPLEPSPATILEILENKLAVQTAEAEKLIRENQRLADSHAALRKDIIDTETEMQMIRTHLGDVQVETDMHMRDLVERIRLMEADIQAGDAVKKELHQVHMEAKRLITERQMLTNDLEATTKELQKYSGDNSNLTELVAELDGLRKEHHSLRSAFEYEKNTNIKQVEQMRTMEMNLITMTKEADKLRADLANAANRAHAAQVTPPQPGTGQAAAASAATNPYASAYTSHPSAYQQGTSQAAAYQQGTAQAAAYQQGNPQSAAYQQGAPQSAAYQQGAPQSAAYQQGAPQAAAYQQGAPQAGAYQQGAPQAGAYQQGAPQAGAYQQGTYGYPTAYDSATAYQLHANAYASYSGYPVAGYAQPSYPGTYAAPQQHPVASGVATDTTSAYGAAGSTGYPAAPVQASSGTANAGQAAPPAPYPATYDPTKAAQR, from the exons ATGGCTCATCGTGGACACCTAGATGGATTAATGCGCCATGGTGCATTCTCTGGAGCCGGCCTCTCTGGCCGCCAGCCTTTGGAGCCTTCTCCTGCCACCATACTGGAGATCCTGGAAAACAAGCTTGCCGTGCAGACCGCAGAGGCAGAAAAGCTTATCCGAGAAAATCAGCGATTGGCAGATAGCCATGCAGCCTTGAGAAAGGATATTATCGACACTGAGACAGAAATGCAAATGATTCGCACCCACCTAGGTGATGTCCAGGTAGAGACTGATATGCACATGAGAGATTTGGTGGAGAGAATCCGATTAATGGAGGCGGACATACAGGCTGGTGATGCAGTGAAGAAGGAACTTCACCAAGTGCATATGGAGGCAAAGCGACTTATTACTGAAAGGCAGATGCTTACTAATGACTTAGAGGCTACGACTAAAGAACTACAGAAGTACTCTGGTGACAATAGTAACCTTACTGAATTGGTTGCGGAGCTAGATGGTCTACGGAAAGAGCATCACAGTCTAAG ATCTGCCTTTGAGTATGAAAAAAACACAAACATCAAGCAAGTTGAGCAGATGCGGACCATGGAAATGAACTTGATAACCATGACTAAAGAGGCGGACAAGTTACGAGCTGATTTGGCAAATGCTGCAAACCGAGCACATG CAGCACAGGTTACACCTCCACAGCCTGGGACAGGACAAGCTGCAGCGGCTTCAGCAGCCACAAATCCATATGCAAGTGCATATACCAGTCACCCCTCCGCATATCAGCAAGGAACTTCCCAAGCCGCGGCATACCAGCAGGGAACTGCCCAAGCCGCGGCATACCAGCAAGGAAACCCCCAATCCGCGGCATACCAGCAAGGAGCCCCCCAATCCGCGGCATACCAGCAAGGAGCCCCACAATCTGCAGCATACCAGCAAGGAGCCC CCCAAGCCGCGGCATACCAGCAAGGAGCCCCCCAAGCCGGAGCATATCAGCAAGGAGCCCCCCAAGCTGGAGCGTATCAGCAAGGAGCCCCCCAAGCTGGAGCGTATCAACAAGGGACATACGGTTACCCAACAGCCTATGATTCTGCCACCGCTTATCAGCTGCATGCTAATGCATATGCTAGCTATTCTGGCTATCCAGTTGCAGGCTATGCACAACCCAGCTATCCTGGCACGTACGCTGCACCTCAGCAGCACCCAGTAGCCAGTGGCGTGGCTACTGATACCACAAGCGCGTATGGTGCCGCTGGCAGCACGGGATATCCTGCCGCACCGGTTCAGGCAAGCAGCGGGACTGCTAATGCGGGGCAAGCGGCGCCACCAGCTCCTTATCCTGCAACATATGACCCAACCAAAGCAGCCCAGAGGTGA
- the LOC119323165 gene encoding protein FLX-like 1 isoform X2, giving the protein MAHRGHLDGLMRHGAFSGAGLSGRQPLEPSPATILEILENKLAVQTAEAEKLIRENQRLADSHAALRKDIIDTETEMQMIRTHLGDVQVETDMHMRDLVERIRLMEADIQAGDAVKKELHQVHMEAKRLITERQMLTNDLEATTKELQKYSGDNSNLTELVAELDGLRKEHHSLRSAFEYEKNTNIKQVEQMRTMEMNLITMTKEADKLRADLANAANRAHAAQVTPPQPGTGQAAAASAATNPYASAYTSHPSAYQQGTSQAAAYQQGTAQAAAYQQGNPQSAAYQQGAPQSAAYQQGAPQSAAYQQGAPQSAAYQQGAPQAGAYQQGAPQAGAYQQGAPQAGAYQQGTYGYPTAYDSATAYQLHANAYASYSGYPVAGYAQPSYPGTYAAPQQHPVASGVATDTTSAYGAAGSTGYPAAPVQASSGTANAGQAAPPAPYPATYDPTKAAQR; this is encoded by the exons ATGGCTCATCGTGGACACCTAGATGGATTAATGCGCCATGGTGCATTCTCTGGAGCCGGCCTCTCTGGCCGCCAGCCTTTGGAGCCTTCTCCTGCCACCATACTGGAGATCCTGGAAAACAAGCTTGCCGTGCAGACCGCAGAGGCAGAAAAGCTTATCCGAGAAAATCAGCGATTGGCAGATAGCCATGCAGCCTTGAGAAAGGATATTATCGACACTGAGACAGAAATGCAAATGATTCGCACCCACCTAGGTGATGTCCAGGTAGAGACTGATATGCACATGAGAGATTTGGTGGAGAGAATCCGATTAATGGAGGCGGACATACAGGCTGGTGATGCAGTGAAGAAGGAACTTCACCAAGTGCATATGGAGGCAAAGCGACTTATTACTGAAAGGCAGATGCTTACTAATGACTTAGAGGCTACGACTAAAGAACTACAGAAGTACTCTGGTGACAATAGTAACCTTACTGAATTGGTTGCGGAGCTAGATGGTCTACGGAAAGAGCATCACAGTCTAAG ATCTGCCTTTGAGTATGAAAAAAACACAAACATCAAGCAAGTTGAGCAGATGCGGACCATGGAAATGAACTTGATAACCATGACTAAAGAGGCGGACAAGTTACGAGCTGATTTGGCAAATGCTGCAAACCGAGCACATG CAGCACAGGTTACACCTCCACAGCCTGGGACAGGACAAGCTGCAGCGGCTTCAGCAGCCACAAATCCATATGCAAGTGCATATACCAGTCACCCCTCCGCATATCAGCAAGGAACTTCCCAAGCCGCGGCATACCAGCAGGGAACTGCCCAAGCCGCGGCATACCAGCAAGGAAACCCCCAATCCGCGGCATACCAGCAAGGAGCCCCCCAATCCGCGGCATACCAGCAAGGAGCCCCACAATCTGCAGCATACCAGCAAGGAGCCCCCCAATCCGCAGCATA CCAGCAAGGAGCCCCCCAAGCCGGAGCATATCAGCAAGGAGCCCCCCAAGCTGGAGCGTATCAGCAAGGAGCCCCCCAAGCTGGAGCGTATCAACAAGGGACATACGGTTACCCAACAGCCTATGATTCTGCCACCGCTTATCAGCTGCATGCTAATGCATATGCTAGCTATTCTGGCTATCCAGTTGCAGGCTATGCACAACCCAGCTATCCTGGCACGTACGCTGCACCTCAGCAGCACCCAGTAGCCAGTGGCGTGGCTACTGATACCACAAGCGCGTATGGTGCCGCTGGCAGCACGGGATATCCTGCCGCACCGGTTCAGGCAAGCAGCGGGACTGCTAATGCGGGGCAAGCGGCGCCACCAGCTCCTTATCCTGCAACATATGACCCAACCAAAGCAGCCCAGAGGTGA